The Stenotrophomonas indicatrix DNA segment GGGGTGGCAATGCGCGTCGTGCATGGGGAGCGGCGGCGGGCGGTGCACCTGTCTGCTCAACGGGGACGGGTGAACAGATGTTCGGCCATGTAATCGATGAACACCCGCAGGCGCGCGCTGGGGTGACGATTGCCGGGCCAGAGCAGTGAGAATTGCCCGCACTGCGGCTCCATCATCGGCAACACCTGCTGCAACCGGCCATCGGCCAGTGCTTCGGCCGCCAGGAAGTCGGGCATCCAGGCGACGCCCATGGCGCCGATTGCAGCGGCCAGCAGCGCTTCCATGTTGTTGCAGGTCATCGCCGTCGCCAGAGCGGCGCCGGCGTCGCCATCGACGCCGGGCAGGCTCCAGGGCTGCAGCGTGCCGGTGGTCGGGAAGCGGAAACGCACCGCCTGCAGCGGACGCAGTTCCGGCAGCGACTGCGGCCAGCCGTGTGTTCGCAGGTAGGCCGGCGCAGCGCACAGCACGAAATGGAAGCTGCCGAGGCGCCGCGACATCAGGCTGGAGTCGGCCAGTTCACCGCTGCGTATCACCGCATCCAGTCCTTCGCTCACTACATCAACGAGCCGGTCATTGAAATCAAGTTCCAACTGCACCTGC contains these protein-coding regions:
- a CDS encoding LysR substrate-binding domain-containing protein, coding for MDSISALLAFVRAAEAGSIVGAARMLGLSASAVGKRIARLEQDLGTRLFHRTTRRMHLTDEGDLLLQRCRRALDELSEAQADLAQRQFAPRGLLRIGLPTIGYRFLLPVLPDFQQRYPQVQLELDFNDRLVDVVSEGLDAVIRSGELADSSLMSRRLGSFHFVLCAAPAYLRTHGWPQSLPELRPLQAVRFRFPTTGTLQPWSLPGVDGDAGAALATAMTCNNMEALLAAAIGAMGVAWMPDFLAAEALADGRLQQVLPMMEPQCGQFSLLWPGNRHPSARLRVFIDYMAEHLFTRPR